ggtgggggaggggagggagggcgcgcgggggaggggaggggaggggaggggcgggtCGGAGCGAGCGAGGGCGAGCGCCCCTTCACCGCCGGTGACGTAGACCCGGGGAGCGGCGGCCTGCGGAGGGGTAACACTAGCTTCTCCCACCAGGCTCCTGGCCATATTGTTCTCCTTCTCCTCGTGATAACTCCGCAGTGGAGGTGGATTCCGTCCAAGACGCCCAACGTGGCTGCGCGTAGCAGTCAGCGCTGCAATCCTGGCGGTTACCTCCGCGGCGGCGTCTCCCTTTGCGCCTCACACTCGCAGCCCGCGGCCCTCCCCAACTTAGGGCGTTTACAAAAGAAACTACTCCAGACGCGCTGCAAAGGGAGGCGCTTGTGCCCGAATGCTGGAGATCAGCCGCGGGGCCATTCTGCCTGTCTGAtgtttggggggggggggggggtcggggtcggggggcggggggagtcAGGCAGAAAGACAGGGAGAACCTCTGCGATGCGATGAAGGATCCGCCAGTCCTCAAATGTAAGCTCCGTGTGACTGACGATCTGCACTGATTTGGAGAGCAGGCGTGTTAAAGGTCACGGACAATTGTTGCTGGCTTCAGCATGAATGCCTGAGTGGGATGTATTCTTCAACAGTCACATTTAAGTCTGATTCACCGAAAAGTATTGACGTGCCCACCATTCATTTCAGTACACTGTGAAAATGCACAAAGAAAGTATCCCCAAATTCAATTAATTACAAAGCTATAAATGGCTTGTATACACATATTATTACATACATGTAGGTAgtaacaaagattaaaaattgaAGACTTGACACTTTAATAGCTTTTTGGTAGGATTTTGGAATGAATATGAGTCAGTGCTATAAACCTACATTCATCTGCATTCTTGGGTCTATTTAAAAGTACAATCTTGCACtaataatttccatgtgttgaaaATGGGCAAGGTAGATCATTGAATGGTGATCAAGACTTCCAAACCCCTCCacataaaactgtaaaatgttCATGACTTGCTTCCTTTTTGTAGCCGGTTTAGGGCCCTGTCTTAAGTCACCCACGTGTGATTTCACTCAGGGCATTGTC
The DNA window shown above is from Rhinopithecus roxellana isolate Shanxi Qingling chromosome 21, ASM756505v1, whole genome shotgun sequence and carries:
- the LOC104659078 gene encoding putative uncharacterized protein C18orf65, yielding MRVPPAGTWALRPIWTEMGTPLRGSQAPGHIVLLLLVITPQWRWIPSKTPNVAARSSQRCNPGGYLRGGVSLCASHSQPAALPNLGRLQKKLLQTRCKGRRLCPNAGDQPRGHSACLMFGGGGGVGVGGRGESGRKTGRTSAMR